The following is a genomic window from Fulvia fulva chromosome 9, complete sequence.
CAGTGATGATTCTGTACACATGCTGTAAGTCCTTCAGACCAAGACACGGCTTCACAGTGGCACAGAGATATGCATTAATCATAAGACAACCACCGCTTGACACTCCGCAGCCATAACGAGCATTGACGTGGCGCGTTCTACACAGCATATGCCAACGCCGCAACACCAACCGGAACCAACACCTTATACACCTCCTTCACAACTCCATCCGAAGCCGCATTAGCCACCATATTGCCCGTCGTCGCCTGCGGCAGCGGCGACCACGTTGAAGAAGTGGTAGGTGTCGGTCTCGCAGAACAGGCCTCCGTCCGCACCGCACCAGCCGTAACCGGAATCGAGAAAGTCGGCGCAGAGCTCGCAATCGTCATCGTCTCCACCGTCGACAACAACGTAATCGTCCTCCCCCTTACAGCTACATACCCCGACGCCGAGCACACCGCCTGCGTAGCCACCTTACTCGGACCCCCGAAATCACAGCTCTGCGTCACAACGCCGGAACCTTGCCGGACGACTGTTGAGTAAGCGAGGTCGTAGTTGGTCGGGCGTGCGGTTACGGTGATTTGGACTTGGGAATCGGTTGCGCAGATTGTGTTGGCAGCTGGGGAAGTGCTGGCGCAGGCGAGGATGAAGGTTGTGGCGGTGGGGTCGGCGCAGAGGAGGGAGGGGGTAAAGCCTGGGATTGGGGTGGTGCCGTCTAGGAGGAAGATGCCGGTTATTGCTGTGGTGTTGGATGGGGTTGGAGGTAGGGTTGGGGTTGGTGGAGCTGAGCTCGCGGCGGTGGTGGTGGTTTGGGCGAAGGAGGAGGCTGCCAGGGCGAGGAGGAGGATGGTGTTTAGCATGTTGATTGTGGTTGAAGTGACTTTCTGAGATCGTAGTGCGGACCTATAAATTTTCTGTCAAGGTATTTTATGCTGCAAACAGATGCAGCTGGAATGTCTCCCCACGTGAAATGCCGCTGCAAGTTATTGTTATATGAGGTCGGTTCCTTCTTTGTTATGAGGCACAGCAGTACAGCAGCGCCATAATAGTGACGTCTGAGGTCACGCAAAGCAGAACTGATCCACTATATAAATGCATCCCAATCCTTTGCTTCTTGTTCCCTCGGAACTGTGCATCTTGGCAGGAACCAACTTGTTACGTAGCTCTATTGTGCCAGAGACGTCGTCCTGTTCATATGACTTATCATACAGATAGGATATGTAACAAACCAGAGTGGTGCGGTTTCGTTGATGAGGAGTATGCAAGAGATGAAGCCATCCAGTATCAAACCAGATGAAGTGAAAGTTGAAGTGACACCCGGCTCGTCCGGCCCTTCAGCCCGGCAGGGATGTCGGCTACCAGATCCACATAGACTGGGCATGGAGAACCAGAGCAACGGCTTGCTCACCAAGTAGGTCATCGGAAGAAGAATGTCGCCCGGGGCTGTCGAACATCGACAATCATGTAGTTGTCCTCCATGTGTGGTTCGACGCATAGATCGTCAACCGAAACCAGACGGCGAGGCACACTACGCCTGTTGCTTGGAGTGAGGGACGTGTAGGCGTGAAAGAAGTTGGCGGTTTCCTTCCAACGATAGCAGAGGCGGATGGAGCGTGTCAATGATGTGCGGCAGTAATCTAAGTGGCGTTGGCCACCATCAAGCCTATTAGTGTATCAAGACATATTGACAGTGCTTGCCACAACCGACAAGGTACTTCGTCCGCTCGCTCCAATCACAATGCCACAGCCTCCGCACCAAGATATGCTCACTGTCATCCTCAATGTAATCTACGAGCAAGCGAGTCAAATGCTTGAGGTCGAGCAACGCAGACCCATTAAAGCCAGCCCGACGACTAGTCATCTTCTTCATCATGCTCGTTCTCGTCCTTGAAGGTGTCCCTGAACAAGCGGGCCAAGCGTTGGAGGTCTGCGAGCTTCATTCCATTGAAGCCTTCCTGGCGACTGACCACTTCCAACGTCTTTCTCACGTTGTCAAACATCATCTCAAGGCTGTTGCGAATCTTCTCGTTGCTCTGTGCCGGACCAGGGACCAGATCTGTCTCCACCAACTGCGCCGTCTGCACGCCACCGTCGAAGTGTCCTACCTTCACCTTCACCCTTGCAATGACTTTGCTGATATCGCAGCAACAGCAAGTGACCTCGAAGACCACCTCTCGGAAGCGCATGACCTCGTCGGGGATGGTGCCTGTAGTCGCTAACTTGGGCAGCGTGATCTTTCCGGTGGTCGACCATCGCTCGTGTCCAGCCTGGCGTAAGATTGTTAGCTATACATCCTGACAGCACGTATGAATGGCTCAGCAACTGCTGTTGAGCTGGAGATGGAAGGAGGACGTACATGGTGGCGGTGTCGATAACGGACACACCAGTTGCTACGGACATCGACGACGATCGGCGTGTTCTCGAAGAAGAAGGACAGTGCTTCGCTGAAGATGCCAGGAACCTTGATGCTCTGTGGGAGGCGGATGGTTTCGAGCGGCGTAGGCGCGTCAGCGGCATACGCCTTCTCATAGACAAGGTGTCGGATCTCTGCGGGCAAGTCCGTGAAGCGGAAGATCTTCGCTCGAGTGCGTGTGCGCATGTTATGAGTGGAAGCTGGTGCAGATGGGTTGAGCTTGCGCTTCTTGCTTGGAGGCGCCTGGCGTTGGGCTCGAGACCGTGTATTGGCCATGACCCTGGTATCGCGAGGAGCAATGATGTGGTTGGGTGGTACGCTGAGGGGGTTTTGTGTAGCTGTGTTGTCTGTTGATGAGCAAGCTGGATGCGGTGGTACGTTGGAGAAGCTGCGAGTCGGTGGCCGTAGCTCGAGTCGTGGTCGGTAGCAAGGATGGAGCAATACAACAAGCAATCAATTGAGTTGTCGGCGAGCTGTCACTAGAAGTGAAGCTGTCTGTGTTGTTGTGTTGACGTCGGAGCTGTCAAGAAGCCGACAAGGAAGCCGCGAGTGCCTTGGACAAGGGTGGCGGCTTCGAGATGCTAGCGTGAGATCCGCCAACAAACGGCTGGAAGGTGCTGGTCGAGAGGCAGTACATCCAGTCCTCCACGAGTTCCTGATATACGACCGTGACACCAATCCCCCCAATAGTCTCCAAAGCCCGTCACTGCTATGTGTGTTCCATTTCCAGCTCCGCGCTCCTCGTCCGTGCACCTTATGTTCCAATCCGGTGCATATGATAGTGTGGTCTCTATGAGTGGGTCTAACACAACCAAGCGCTGGCTGAGCAAGACCAGAACGTCCCAGCCACTTACATTGGTCACATCTGGCTTTCAGTGAAGTAACCTTCAGCGCCGTGGAGACCGGACTCACCTTCGACGCCTGGTTTCAGCCTGCGCAATACCGACAGGAGCTTGGCGCTCTGCCGGCCGGACCAAGGTGAGATAGGCGCGACCAGATCGTCCAACTGTGGTCTCTCGCGGCTCGGGGGTTTATTTCTTCATCACTGTATGAAGCGCCGACAAGCTCACAAATCTCAAGTCCTCATCGCCAAGATCGAGGTCATAGGTAGACGACGAATCTGGATTGCTGTGGTACAAGTTTGGTCGCATTTGGCTGGCCAGCTAATAATTACCCGCCTGACGCGACTGGATGGCTCCTCTCCCTCACGAGCCTTCTCGCTGGCTGTGCTGATGCGGTCGCCGAGAAAGCATCTATATCCAGCCGGGATGCTCGAGACGAAGATCTGTTCAGACAGATTCCTGCCCCCTTCCGCCAGCCTTAGGTCTGTAACAGTCAGTGGCCGCCCAAGAACCCATCGCGACCGTCTGGAATTGCAACCAAGTGAATCCTTCGTTTGTTGAAGTGATGGTGGGTGAAGATTCAAGGTCTGCGTTTGGGAAGCTTGCGCTGCATTCGACAGTGCTGGAGTAACGAAGCATCTTGATCGCTGTACACGTCGTTCTCGCAGGGCGTATTGATGGATCCAGTTCCTCAACTCTGCCGTACGAATATCTCATGCTTGTCTGCTGGGCCATGTCGCGCCAGTGGGTTACGATGGCAACGCTGGTAGTCAACGTCAGCAAGGAGAAAACTAATACTTACGCTTCAGCATCATCCATCAATCTACAGCTTTTCCAGGCACGTGGCTGCTAGCTCTCTCCAGACTACCACATAGTCTCGTCTGGTGAACATGCATTCGAAGTTAACGTGTTGATCTGCTACCTGTGGACGCGAGAAAGCAAGGCCTCTTGACTTGGACGATCTTCGTGTTACGTTATGACTACTCTTCTTGCATTCTCCATGCTTATCCTCGAGTCTCTTCCCAATGATCATGACAGACATGCTCATCGCCGTCTGAGAGCACGAGATCGCCGGGGACCATGCGTCCTGCTCCCAATACTCCGGTGAATATGTGATGCCGTCGGAGGTGCTACCCGCATCGCGAGCGGATTCGACGGTATGCATCATCCGAAGAATACTCCTTCAGCGATCGCGGTCGAACAGTACATTTGTGTGACACTGCATCCTCGTGGCGTGTGGCTTGCAGCGGGAGGGGATCTGTTGTGTTTTCGGTGGCTGGACAGAGCTGTCATGTCAGCACATGTATCACGCGACCATGCATTAATCCCCATGCGATGCTGCTCCAGCTACAGCTCCTGCGATTCACACCGTTGGGATCGCCGTCGGGCAGCGACTGTCGTGGTCGCGAAGACACGAACAGAAACCGCGGTGGTCGCAGACAGCCGCGGGAGGGAGCCATGCGTTTCCAGTTGCACGTTCCTCACATCCTTCGATGTGGACCTGGGGAAGGCGAAAAGACGAATCCTCGTTGTGGATACTGCAGTGTGGGCCTCTCCGTTTACCCTGCACATTGAGCGACCTCTGCAGCTGGGGCTTGCCGTCTTGACATGATCAGAAGGACTGGAAATGATGGCGATGCAGTGCTTGGATTCGGGAGTTGTTTCAGACAAGTTATCGAGAAGTCCTTCGTGGAATCCGGGCTCTGGGCATGTGCGAGACGACACGTCAACGGTAAACCCGTCTCCGCATTGCATTTCCAAGTACTACTGGCGTTGGGGAGGCGGACGCTGGGATTATGATGGCTTCTTCAGACAAGGATGCCATCCGGCCAGCTCCCGTCGCGGCAGTGCGATCTGTCCAGACCAGCATGACCCGTCGAAAAGGCGTCCCTTGAAGGCATTGCTACGGTAGAGATGCGTGATGCTTGGTTAGTATGTTCCTGATCTCTCAAGCTTTTCGAACGTTTGCGACGTGACAGCCCGATCTTGCTCCAGAGGCATGTCCTGGACAGATGTTTCTGTCGTCGCGGCTGATTCACAAGATGCCGAAGTCCGGCGTAGGAGTGTGATGTGTCTGCAGCGTCCCGCGGCGTGCTCCATGGTAATATCAGTGATACAGACTGCAGATCGACCAAAGCAAAGACTCATCTCGACAGCGGAGTCCCTGCACGGTGGTCCGCAGGCCCCCCTTGCAGCAGATTGCCAAGGATGGTGCTAGTCTGTTGTCCAGATGTTTTTAGACAGACTCCGCCAACGAACAAGGCGTTGAGATTTTGTGGACGGGCGGAACTCGTCGACGCTCATTTCGCTTGATGGCGATGCGCCGATGACGGCATGACATTTCAAACAGCTGCCACATGTGGAAATGCATCGCCGGCGAGGCTTTTGCGCAGGCGCGGGGGTTCTTGTGTATCAAGAAGAGGATCCTCATCTCAGGCGTGATGAACGCCACCGACCCTACCGCAACGGCGTGAGGCAAATTCCGACACAACACACGCATCGAATCGCCAGGAGATTGCGCTGAACGTAGCGCGATTGGTAGATCAGCCTCAGCAATCAGCAACCGCTCGAGACGGAGAGTCATCATCAACGACAAGATCAGCGACGAGATGTGCCGCAACAGCAGTGGCTGAGCGATTTTGGTTGTTGCCGTGATTTGCAGCGATGCACCAAGGACCACGCACTCTATCAACAGCATTTAATCAAGGCCTGTGGTTCAGCGTCCAATAGCAAGGACCAGGTCGGTGGCGGAGCAGCAGCACTGTGGCAGGCTGGCAGCGCTGCTCAGCAGAATAGAATCAGAATCACCACGTCCGCGACATCATCCCAGGCGGCGTCGCGTTCGTCGATCGCACTCGGCCGGTGGTACATACTACATAAGTTATTGCCCCTTTCACAGCGCACGATGGTTCGCTGTGCGGGTCGCGTGTGCGTGCGCTGAGCTGCGTCAAGGTTTGGCCTTAGCCGATCGCTCGCAGCGGGTTCCTTGCAGAAGCGTCAAGCTTGGCCGTCTGGAGCAAGCCACGACGGTTGGCTCAGGTTCTCAGGAGTGCGACTGCAGCGTGATTGGGCAGCCGCCGAATGAAGAACACCCGCGCAGGGAGACAGGAAGGTGCTGCCCGTTCATAAAGGCCTGCCTGCTTGCTGCGTCCGCTGTGCTTTGGCTTCCTTCCTCACAGCTCTCTCGTTCCACAGACAATCAACCACTCCGGTCTTTCTACCGATTTCACTCGTTTACAACACACCAACGTGCGAACGAAGAGCTCATCAACTTACACCCACCACCAGCCATACTTAATCACCAACCAACAACCATCTCAGCCATCAAGATGCAGTTCATCGCCGTCGTCCTCGCCGGTGCCGCTGTTGCCACCGCCAGCTACGCTCCTCCGCCAAAGGACAGCTACGAGGCACCAAAGTACGAGGCCCCAGCTCCTCCGGCCTACGCTCCCCCAGCGTACACCACCCCCGAGGCTCCAGTGTACTCTGCTCCAGCATACACCCCAGCGCCAAACGCCACCGCTTCCTACCAGAAGCCAAGCTACGTGACTGAGGTCGTCTCCTCGTACGAGACTTACTGCCCTGGTACACATGCATTCCAACCCTTCTTTCCACACGATGAACTAACATGTGCTCAGGCCCAACCATGATCACCCACGGTGCTTCCACCTACACCGTGAGTCCATCCAAGCGGCCAGAAGATGCCATTTTCGCCGCATGTCAGCTCGGCGGCAGTGGCCGAGTGACTACCTTGTTACAGATTGCTAACGCTCTGCGATTCTCAGGTCACCGAGGCCACCACCCTCACCATCACCAACTGCCCATGCACTGTCACCAAGCCAGCTTACACGTCAGTCGTCACCGCATGCTCTACCTGGTACACTTGTACTTTGTGAGGCGTCTCAGAATTTGACTAACGATCCAACAGTGCCCCAGTGTACAAGCCAACCACCCCAGTTATGGCTCCATCGATGCCAGCTAGCTACCCAGCTCCAGCTCCATCGATGCCACCCTACCAGCCACCAGCTGGCCCAGTCCCCCCACCATACCACGGCAACAACACCACTCCATACAGCCCAACCAAGCCAACTGGCACTGGTAAGCATTCCTGTGCCCTTCTCAGCCAGAGTCATCCACTAACATTCTGCCAGGTTCATACACCACTGCCCCACCTAGCTACACTGGTGCTGCCAACAAGGCTTCCTTCGGTGTTGCCGGCCTCCTGGCCGCCGCTGGTCTCGTTGCCGCCCTCTAAGCGGATCACATTGAGGCCTTCGCGACAATGGTTGGCATACGGTACGACAGGACCTGTCCTTCATCTCTTGGTTCCCAGACCCACGGCTACATGTACTCATCACACGACATGACACAAGCAGTTGTCTTCTTGTACTTTCAGGCATAATGCTCTTGTGTGAGCACTTAATGACACAGGCTGGGACACTGCGGCAGTTCATATATTGTTTTGCGCGGTGTTTTTATCGGCTTCTGCCAAGCCTCTGGCGTCGGGGCGTAGCATAGATACCCTCATGAGATGGAATGCTACGGCTGTAATATGTAATCAACGCCTCTGGAAGACGAGTTTTAACCGGCACCTTTTTCACTTCATCACGTCTCATCTCGTATCCTGGTCTCATTTGACTTCCATACCGACATGGTCTCTACCTCGTGTTACTTCGTTCGTACGGTTTGTGCGACGTTACTACTCGACCACGCTCGTTGACTGTTACATGTAGCATTGATCTTGGCATCCGATCGGTCGTCACTGCACAGTCCTCAGTGGTCTCGACCCGTCGAATCGCATCAGCGTCTATACGACGGATTGCTGGCTGTTGACGATTGTCGTCGCCACTGTGCGACGAGCTGTGTGCTTCATCGACGTATCAGCCACGCGAGGTCATCCCGACGCTGCATGCTGTGTCACTAGATGTTTCAGACAAGCTCTGCGGCACAAGACATTGGCATTGGCAGGCACATGGATGCAATCATGCAAGGGGGTCCTTTGTCCCTTTACAGCGATTGTGACTAGGTTCTGATCGGAAGATATTATGCGATGATCGTTCCGATGGCCTATCGTTGTTGCAAGATCTCGAAAGTGGGGATGGTGATTCTCAGTATGGGCCCAATGTGTCGTGAATGGCATTGAAGTCCAGAGCGTTCCCGAAGCCGAGTTGGTCGGGGAAGTATTCGGCTGGAAGTTTCGGTCCAGGATGCGTCGGTTAGGACTTCGTCGACGTTGGCGAGGGTGAAGCTGGGGGTCATGTCGACGGTATCTATTGGCGATGCATTGGTCCTCGTCTTAGCGAGGTCAGCTTCACTATCTGGTGTCGCGAAGGCTTGAGGCTGCTCACCAGCGCTTTCGACTACTGTTTGCAGGCTATTAGAGCTCTCGATGGGCCAGGCTTTGCTTGCGTCCGCGAGGGTGGTTCCGGGGCAACCGAATGCGTCGGACATGGTTTTGCTCGTGGATTCGGCGGTGCTTTTCTTGAGCATTGAGGAGAGGAGTTTGTGGCCGCGAGAGGCGAGGACGCTGTCTTTGCTGTTGCTGAGCAGGGTCattgcttcgtcgactagGGCGCGGTGCTCGGTGAGTTCTGAGTCGCCTGGTGCGCGATGCATCACATCGAGACAGAGCGTCACTCCGGCACCAGTGAGATGTGCTTGGTCATTCCATATGATGGGTCTGTTCGGGTCCTTGGACGCGGCGCGCGTTTCTCGGATAATCTTCTTCGAGGCATCGATGGATGCC
Proteins encoded in this region:
- a CDS encoding Clock-controlled protein 6 gives rise to the protein MQFIAVVLAGAAVATASYAPPPKDSYEAPKYEAPAPPAYAPPAYTTPEAPVYSAPAYTPAPNATASYQKPSYVTEVVSSYETYCPGPTMITHGASTYTVTEATTLTITNCPCTVTKPAYTSVVTACSTCAPVYKPTTPVMAPSMPASYPAPAPSMPPYQPPAGPVPPPYHGNNTTPYSPTKPTGTGSYTTAPPSYTGAANKASFGVAGLLAAAGLVAAL